The Lagopus muta isolate bLagMut1 chromosome 4, bLagMut1 primary, whole genome shotgun sequence genome has a window encoding:
- the CLOCK gene encoding circadian locomoter output cycles protein kaput isoform X5 gives MTDGNIIYVSESVTPLLEHLPSDLVDQSVFNFIPEGEHSEIYKILSSHLLESDSLTPEYLKSKNQLEFCCHMLRGTIDPKEQPTYEYVKFIGNFKCLNNVPNSAHNGFEGTIQRSHRPSYEDKVCFIATVRLATPQFIKEMCTVEEPNEEFTSRHSLEWKFLFLDHRAPPIIGYLPFEVLGTSGYDYYHVDDLDNLAKCHEHLMQYGKGKSCYYRFLTKGQQWIWLQTHYYITYHQWNSRPEFIVCTHTVVSYAEVRAERRRELGIEESLPEIKADKSQDSGSDNHINTVSLKEALERFDTSPTPSASSRSSRKSSHTAVSDHSSTPTKMTVDTSTPPRQSLSAHEKSTQRRSSLSSQSLSSQSLGQPVTQPAMSQPATLQLQSSMSQPVFQFSAQLGAMQHLKDQLEQRTRMIEANIHRQQEELRKIQEQLQIVHGQGLQMFLQQSTSGLNFSSVQLTSGNSSSVQQLAPANMQGQVVQTNQTQSGMNTGHTSTPHMIQQQPLQSSASQHNQQNVLSGHGQQSSLASQSQNTVSTPLYNTMVISQPTTGNVVQVPSSLPQNNNQNAAAVTTFTQDRQIRFSQGQQLVTKLVTAPVACGAVMVPSTMFMGQVVTAYPTFAAQQQQPQTLPVTQQQQQQQQQQSQQDQQQQQQLTAVQQPAQPQLTQHPQQFLQTSRLLHGNQSAQLILSAAFPLQQSTFTQSHHQQHQSQQQLSRHRTDKMTDPSKAQPQ, from the exons tctgatCTTGTGGATCAGAGCGTATTTAATTTTATCCCAGAGGGGGAGCATTCAGAAATTTATAAAATTCTGTCTTCTCATCTGCTGGAAAGTGATTCATTGACACCAGAATACTTAAAAT CAAAAAATCAGCTAGAATTCTGTTGCCATATGCTGCGAGGAACGATAGACCCAAAAGAGCAACCTACATATGAATATGTAAAGTTTATAGGAAATTTCAAGTGTTTGAATAATG TTCCCAATTCAGCACACAATGGTTTTGAAGGAACCATTCAGCGATCGCACCGGCCTTCATATGAAGACAAAGTTTGCTTTATAGCCACAGTTAGATTAGCTACACCTCAATTTATCAAG gAAATGTGCACTGTTGAAGAACCCAATGAAGAGTTCACATCTAGACATAGCTTAGAATGGAAGTTCCTATTCTTGGATCACAG GGCACCTCCAATAATAGGCTATCTTCCATTTGAAGTTTTGGGAACATCAGGCTATGATTATTATCATGTGGATGATCTAGATAATCTGGCAAAATGTCATGAGCATT TAATGCAATATGGGAAAGGGAAGTCATGTTATTACAGATTCCTTACAAAGGGACAGCAATGGATTTGGCTGCAGACACATTACTATATCACATATCACCAGTGGAATTCCAGGCCAGAGTTTATTGTATGTACGCACACAGTTGTAAG TTATGCAGAAGTCAGAGCAGAAAGGCGGCGAGAGCTTGGTATTGAGGAGTCTCTTCCGGAGATAAAAGCAGATAAA AGTCAAGACTCTGGATCTGATAATCACATAAACACAGTGAGCCTCAAAGAAGCTCTGGAAAGATTTGATACCAGCCCCACACCTTCCGCTTCCTCCAGGAGTTCAAGAAAATCTTCACATACTGCAGTATCAGATCATTCGT CGACACCAACTAAAATGACAGTGGACACTAGCACTCCCCCAAGACAAAGCTTATCTGCTCATGAAAAGTCTACACAAAGAAGATCATCTCTGAGTAGTCAG TCTTTAAGCTCCCAGTCTCTTGGACAACCAGTAACACAGCCAGCGATGTCTCAGCCTGCTACTTTACAGCTCCAGTCCAGCATGTCCCAG CCtgtctttcagttttcagctcAATTAGGAGCTATGCAGCACCTGAAGGACCAGCTGGAGCAGAGAACACGCATGATAGAGGCAAATATTCATCGGCAGCAAGAAGAGTTGCGGAAAATTCAAGAACAGCTTCAGATTGTCCACGGTCAAGGACTTCAG atgttctTGCAGCAGTCAACTTCTGGACTAAacttcagctctgtgcagcttaCATCTGGAAATTCTTCAAGTGTTCAGCAACTTGCACCAGCAAACATGCAAGGTCAGGTTGTTCAAACTAATCAGACTCAAAGTGGGATGAACACAGGACATACAAGTACACCACATATGATCCAGCAACAGCCTTTGCAGAGCTCTGCGTCACAG CATAATCAACAAAACGTACTTAGTGGGCACGGTCAACAATCTTCTCTTGCCAGTCAGTCACAGAACACAGTCTCAACACCTCTGTATAACACTATGGTGATTTCTCAGCCAACAACCGGCAATGTGGTTCAGGTTCCTTCTAGCTTACCACAGAACAATAACCAGAATGCTGCTGCAGTAACTACTTTTACACAAGATAGACAAATCAG ATTTTCTCAAGGTCAGCAGCTTGTAACAAAACTTGTCACAGCCCCAGTAGCGTGTGGAGCGGTAATGGTACCAAGTACTATGTTTATGGGACAGGTGGTGACAGCTTATCCCACTTTTGCtgcccaacagcagcagccacagactTTGCCagtaacacagcagcagcagcagcagcagcagcagcaaagtcagcaagaccagcagcagcagcagcagctcactgcagttCAACAACCAGCTCAGCCGCAGCTGACCCAGCACCCGCAACAGTTCCTACAG ACATCCAGGTTACTTCACGGGAATCAGTCAGCTCAGCTtatcctctctgctgctttcccactACAGCAAAGCACTTTTACTCAGTcccaccaccagcagcaccaatcgcagcagcagctctcacgGCACAGAACTGACAAGATGACGGATCCTTCCAAAGCGCAGCCGCAGTAG
- the TMEM165 gene encoding transmembrane protein 165 isoform X2 produces the protein MGSPPLSPPERGRRGPAPLSGAAALAMLVLLAAPAGLRAAPEEEPGRNKKGPSPVAPVHLVNEDSTDKTNLGFIHAFVAAISVIIVSELGDKTFFIAAIMAMRYNRLTVLAGAMLALGLMTCLSVLFGYATTVIPRVYTYYVSTALFAIFGIRMLREGLKMSPDEGQEELEEVQAEIKKKDEELQRTKLLNGPGDVETGSTATIPQKKWLHFISPIFVQAFTLTFLAEWGDRSQLTTIVLAAREDPYGVAVGGTVGHCLCTGLAVIGGRMIAQKISVRTVTIIGGIVFLAFAFSALFISPDSGF, from the exons ATGGGCTCCCCGCCGCTCTCCCCGCCGGAGCGCGGccgccgcggcccggccccgctgtCCGGGGCCGCCGCGCTGGCGATGCTCGTGCTGCTGGCGGCGCCGGCCGGGCTGCGCGCCGCGCCGGAGGAAGAGCCCGGCAGGAACAAG AAGGGGCCCTCGCCAGTTGCTCCAGTTCATCTTGTCAATGAAGACTCAACTGACAAGACTAATTTGGGCTTTATTCATGCATTTGTGGCTGCTATATCAGTCATCATTGTATCAGAACTTGGAGATAAGACCTTCTTCATTGCAGCCATCATGGCAATGCGATACAACCGTTTGACTGTACTGGCTGGTGCTATGCTTGCCTTAGGACTGATGACGTGCTTATCAG ttttgtttggcTATGCCACAACAGTTATTCCTCGTGTGTATACATACTATGTGTCGACTGCACTGTTTGCCATTTTTGGCATTAGAATGCTTCGAGAAGGATTGAAAATGAGTCCAGATGAGGGCCAGGAAGAGCTGGAGGAAGTTCaggcagaaattaaaaaaaaagatgaggaa CTTCAGAGAACTAAACTGTTAAATGGGCCAGGGGATGTGGAAACGGGATCAACTGCCACTATACCTCAGAAGAAATGGCTCCATTTTATTTCTCCCATCTTTGTACAAGCGTTCACTTTAACATTTTTGGCAGAGTGGGGTGATCGTTCCCAGTTAACAACCATCGTTCTGGCAGCCAGAGAG GATCCTTATGGTGTGGCAGTAGGAGGAACGGTGGGACATTGTCTATGCACTGGTTTAGCAGTTATTGGAGGGAGAATGATAGCACAAAAAATTTCTGTTAGGACTG tgaCAATCATAGGAGGCATTGTCTTCTtagcttttgcattttctgcacTATTTATAAGTCCAGACTCtggtttttaa
- the TMEM165 gene encoding transmembrane protein 165 isoform X3, with amino-acid sequence MWPPGPHLAAPSSLLGAARLPECDSKGPSPVAPVHLVNEDSTDKTNLGFIHAFVAAISVIIVSELGDKTFFIAAIMAMRYNRLTVLAGAMLALGLMTCLSVLFGYATTVIPRVYTYYVSTALFAIFGIRMLREGLKMSPDEGQEELEEVQAEIKKKDEELQRTKLLNGPGDVETGSTATIPQKKWLHFISPIFVQAFTLTFLAEWGDRSQLTTIVLAAREDPYGVAVGGTVGHCLCTGLAVIGGRMIAQKISVRTVTIIGGIVFLAFAFSALFISPDSGF; translated from the exons ATGTGGCCGCCCGGCCCTCACCTGGCGGCTCCGAGCAGCCTGCTGGGGGCTGCCCGCCTTCCGGAGTGCGACTCG AAGGGGCCCTCGCCAGTTGCTCCAGTTCATCTTGTCAATGAAGACTCAACTGACAAGACTAATTTGGGCTTTATTCATGCATTTGTGGCTGCTATATCAGTCATCATTGTATCAGAACTTGGAGATAAGACCTTCTTCATTGCAGCCATCATGGCAATGCGATACAACCGTTTGACTGTACTGGCTGGTGCTATGCTTGCCTTAGGACTGATGACGTGCTTATCAG ttttgtttggcTATGCCACAACAGTTATTCCTCGTGTGTATACATACTATGTGTCGACTGCACTGTTTGCCATTTTTGGCATTAGAATGCTTCGAGAAGGATTGAAAATGAGTCCAGATGAGGGCCAGGAAGAGCTGGAGGAAGTTCaggcagaaattaaaaaaaaagatgaggaa CTTCAGAGAACTAAACTGTTAAATGGGCCAGGGGATGTGGAAACGGGATCAACTGCCACTATACCTCAGAAGAAATGGCTCCATTTTATTTCTCCCATCTTTGTACAAGCGTTCACTTTAACATTTTTGGCAGAGTGGGGTGATCGTTCCCAGTTAACAACCATCGTTCTGGCAGCCAGAGAG GATCCTTATGGTGTGGCAGTAGGAGGAACGGTGGGACATTGTCTATGCACTGGTTTAGCAGTTATTGGAGGGAGAATGATAGCACAAAAAATTTCTGTTAGGACTG tgaCAATCATAGGAGGCATTGTCTTCTtagcttttgcattttctgcacTATTTATAAGTCCAGACTCtggtttttaa
- the TMEM165 gene encoding transmembrane protein 165 isoform X1, with the protein MGSPPLSPPERGRRGPAPLSGAAALAMLVLLAAPAGLRAAPEEEPGRNKVPAAAPQGAGQGAEPRAEKGPSPVAPVHLVNEDSTDKTNLGFIHAFVAAISVIIVSELGDKTFFIAAIMAMRYNRLTVLAGAMLALGLMTCLSVLFGYATTVIPRVYTYYVSTALFAIFGIRMLREGLKMSPDEGQEELEEVQAEIKKKDEELQRTKLLNGPGDVETGSTATIPQKKWLHFISPIFVQAFTLTFLAEWGDRSQLTTIVLAAREDPYGVAVGGTVGHCLCTGLAVIGGRMIAQKISVRTVTIIGGIVFLAFAFSALFISPDSGF; encoded by the exons ATGGGCTCCCCGCCGCTCTCCCCGCCGGAGCGCGGccgccgcggcccggccccgctgtCCGGGGCCGCCGCGCTGGCGATGCTCGTGCTGCTGGCGGCGCCGGCCGGGCTGCGCGCCGCGCCGGAGGAAGAGCCCGGCAGGAACAAGGTGCCGGCGGCCGCGCCGCAGGGAGCGGGGCAGGGAGCCGAGCCGCGGGCCGAG AAGGGGCCCTCGCCAGTTGCTCCAGTTCATCTTGTCAATGAAGACTCAACTGACAAGACTAATTTGGGCTTTATTCATGCATTTGTGGCTGCTATATCAGTCATCATTGTATCAGAACTTGGAGATAAGACCTTCTTCATTGCAGCCATCATGGCAATGCGATACAACCGTTTGACTGTACTGGCTGGTGCTATGCTTGCCTTAGGACTGATGACGTGCTTATCAG ttttgtttggcTATGCCACAACAGTTATTCCTCGTGTGTATACATACTATGTGTCGACTGCACTGTTTGCCATTTTTGGCATTAGAATGCTTCGAGAAGGATTGAAAATGAGTCCAGATGAGGGCCAGGAAGAGCTGGAGGAAGTTCaggcagaaattaaaaaaaaagatgaggaa CTTCAGAGAACTAAACTGTTAAATGGGCCAGGGGATGTGGAAACGGGATCAACTGCCACTATACCTCAGAAGAAATGGCTCCATTTTATTTCTCCCATCTTTGTACAAGCGTTCACTTTAACATTTTTGGCAGAGTGGGGTGATCGTTCCCAGTTAACAACCATCGTTCTGGCAGCCAGAGAG GATCCTTATGGTGTGGCAGTAGGAGGAACGGTGGGACATTGTCTATGCACTGGTTTAGCAGTTATTGGAGGGAGAATGATAGCACAAAAAATTTCTGTTAGGACTG tgaCAATCATAGGAGGCATTGTCTTCTtagcttttgcattttctgcacTATTTATAAGTCCAGACTCtggtttttaa
- the SRD5A3 gene encoding polyprenol reductase isoform X1 encodes MPAVLGAAWALLAAGFLVLLLLHRAQARRPGGGTNIASAFFQDLIRYGKTKRGGQQAAWLRRLQVPKRWFVHFYVVSILWNGFLLMRLFQAEFLGASLPPWIQIFHSAFGRDLQNQNTADSEHFSALLVLLLLWLHSFQRLAECLYTSVFSDGVIHIVQYCFGLGYYIAVGSTVLCQVPTSVRNGKGLSVQIYWYHIIGIVMYVWASLHQHRCLVILANLRKSKSGEVLSLKHSIPFGDWFERVSCPHYFAELLIYISMAITFGFHNVTWWSVVMYVFFNQTLAAVLCHEFYQEKFTSYPKHRKAFIPFIF; translated from the exons ATGCCGGCGGTTCTGGGCGCCGCCTGGGCTCTGCTGGCCGCCGGCTTCCTGGTGTTGCTGCTGCTACACCGGGCCCAGGCGCGGCGGCCCGGGGGAGGCACCAACATCGCTTCCGCCTTCTTCCAGGACCTCATCCGCTACGGGAAGACCAAGAGAGGCGGGCAGCAGGCTGCCTGGCTGCGCCGCTTACAGGTGCCGAAGAG GtggtttgttcatttttatgtaGTTTCTATACTCTGGAATGGCTTTCTACTGATGAGGCTTTTTCAAGCTGAGTTCCTTGGAGCGTCATTACCCCCATGGATTCAAATCTTCCATAGTGCTTTTGGCAGAGATTTGCAGAACCAGAATACGG cAGACAGTGAACACTTCTCTGCACTCTTGGTTCtcctgctcctttggctgcatAGCTTTCAGAGACTTGCAGAATGCCTTTATACCAGCGTGTTTTCCGATGGCGTCATCCACATTGTGCAGTATTGCTTTGGACTTGGTTATTACATTGCTGTTGGCTCAACTGTGCTGTGTCAAGTGCCTACGAGTGTTAGGAATG GAAAAGGACTTTCTGTGCAGATCTACTGGTACCACATCATAGGCATTGTGATGTATGTTTGGGCCTCTCTTCACCAGCACAGATGTCTTGTGATTCTAGCTAATCTTAGAAAAAGTAAATCAG GAGAAGTTTTAAGTCTGAAACACAGTATACCTTTTGGAGACTGGTTTGAAAGAGTTTCTTGCCCTCATTATTTTGCAGAACTACTCATCTATATATCTATGGCCATCACATTTGGATTTCACAATGTGACATGGTGGTCTGTAGTGATGTATGTCTTTTTTAACCAGACACTGGCTGCTGTTTTGTGTCATGAGTTCTATCAGGAAAAATTTACCTCCTACCCAAAGCATCGAAAAGCATTTATACCGTTTATTTTTTAG
- the SRD5A3 gene encoding polyprenol reductase isoform X2 — translation MPAVLGAAWALLAAGFLVLLLLHRAQARRPGGGTNIASAFFQDLIRYGKTKRGGQQAAWLRRLQVPKRWFVHFYVVSILWNGFLLMRLFQAEFLGASLPPWIQIFHSAFGRDLQNQNTDSEHFSALLVLLLLWLHSFQRLAECLYTSVFSDGVIHIVQYCFGLGYYIAVGSTVLCQVPTSVRNGKGLSVQIYWYHIIGIVMYVWASLHQHRCLVILANLRKSKSGEVLSLKHSIPFGDWFERVSCPHYFAELLIYISMAITFGFHNVTWWSVVMYVFFNQTLAAVLCHEFYQEKFTSYPKHRKAFIPFIF, via the exons ATGCCGGCGGTTCTGGGCGCCGCCTGGGCTCTGCTGGCCGCCGGCTTCCTGGTGTTGCTGCTGCTACACCGGGCCCAGGCGCGGCGGCCCGGGGGAGGCACCAACATCGCTTCCGCCTTCTTCCAGGACCTCATCCGCTACGGGAAGACCAAGAGAGGCGGGCAGCAGGCTGCCTGGCTGCGCCGCTTACAGGTGCCGAAGAG GtggtttgttcatttttatgtaGTTTCTATACTCTGGAATGGCTTTCTACTGATGAGGCTTTTTCAAGCTGAGTTCCTTGGAGCGTCATTACCCCCATGGATTCAAATCTTCCATAGTGCTTTTGGCAGAGATTTGCAGAACCAGAATACGG ACAGTGAACACTTCTCTGCACTCTTGGTTCtcctgctcctttggctgcatAGCTTTCAGAGACTTGCAGAATGCCTTTATACCAGCGTGTTTTCCGATGGCGTCATCCACATTGTGCAGTATTGCTTTGGACTTGGTTATTACATTGCTGTTGGCTCAACTGTGCTGTGTCAAGTGCCTACGAGTGTTAGGAATG GAAAAGGACTTTCTGTGCAGATCTACTGGTACCACATCATAGGCATTGTGATGTATGTTTGGGCCTCTCTTCACCAGCACAGATGTCTTGTGATTCTAGCTAATCTTAGAAAAAGTAAATCAG GAGAAGTTTTAAGTCTGAAACACAGTATACCTTTTGGAGACTGGTTTGAAAGAGTTTCTTGCCCTCATTATTTTGCAGAACTACTCATCTATATATCTATGGCCATCACATTTGGATTTCACAATGTGACATGGTGGTCTGTAGTGATGTATGTCTTTTTTAACCAGACACTGGCTGCTGTTTTGTGTCATGAGTTCTATCAGGAAAAATTTACCTCCTACCCAAAGCATCGAAAAGCATTTATACCGTTTATTTTTTAG